A genomic stretch from Leishmania donovani BPK282A1 complete genome, chromosome 36 includes:
- a CDS encoding DEAD box RNA helicase, putative, with product MSSAPRKLTTAMREDDDGGNRGNRTSMQAWSTSSVKHQSLGSELLDDEEFKTKTFQDLGLCQELCTACADAGWQHPTRIQASAITVFAEGRDLIGVAQTGSGKTGAYALPLVNWLLAQRKTPYLSVLVMVPTRELAQQVTAQFVLLGRSVGLRVATLVGGADMVEQACELSKRPHVVVGTPGRVKDHLSNTKGFKLVKLHALVLDEADKMLDMDYEKEIDAILEQLPQNRRTMLFSATLSTKIDRLQKASLRDPVLLQVHRKNTTVDTLKQYYIFAPFAQMLSYLHLFLTKETGNHILIFCRSAALVHKITLTLRILGHRALPLMGRMDQSNRNIALTKFKEGKVRMLICTDVAQRGLDIPHTDVVVNFSLPDHVEDYIHRVGRTARAGAEGKAVNLISQYDIVLLQKIEQQTGVKCVEYPFLPESEVQLVLQRVEDAEQEAIREIREDAEERSLEKESRQLTTARKGKRDRGDADMGYDDAKHGTSDFATLRMRREHESIFEMTKKEQHKSLWAKRREAKQQAKSR from the coding sequence ATgtcgtcagcgccgcgcaaGCTCACCACAGCTATGCGCGAGGATGACGACGGGGGCAATCGTGGGAACAGAACCTCCATGCAAGCCTGGAGCACCTCTAGCGTCAAGCACCAAAGCCTCGGCTCTGAGCTCTTGGATGACGAGGAGTTCAAGACGAAGACATTCCAGGACCTCGGCCTGTGCCAGGAGCTTTGCACGGCGTGCGCCGATGCTGGCTGGCAGCACCCGACTCGCATTCAGGCCTCCGCTATCACCGTCTTTGCCGAGGGCCGCGACCTCATTGGTGTGGCGCAGACTGGTAGCGGCAAAACCGGCGCCTATGCGCTGCCCCTGGTGAACTGGCTGCTGGCCCAGCGCAAGACGCCGTACCTCTCTGTCCTCGTCATGGTGCCCACGcgcgagctggcgcagcaggtgacGGCCCAGTTTGTACTGCTAGGCCGCAGCGTCGGACTGCGTGTGGCGACGCTGGTGGGTGGCGCGGACATGGTCGAGCAGGCCTGTGAGCTGAGCAAGAGGCCGCATGTCGTCGTCGGAACCCCTGGCCGTGTAAAAGACCACCTCAGCAACACGAAGGGCTTCAAGCTCGTCAAGCTGCACGCCTTGGTGCTGGATGAGGCGGACAAGATGCTCGATATGGACTACGAGAAAGAGATTGACGCCATtctggagcagctgccgcagaaCCGCCGCACCATGCTTTTTTCTGCTACGCTGAGCACCAAGATTGACCGTCTGCAGAAGGCATCGCTGCGGGacccggtgctgctgcaggtgcaccGCAAGAACACCACCGTGGACACACTCAAGCAGTACTACATCTTTGCCCCGTTTGCGCAGATGCTCTCCTACCTGCACCTCTTCCTAACGAAGGAGACGGGCAACCACATCCTCATTTTCTGTCGAAGCGCGGCTTTGGTGCACAAGATCACGCTGACGCTCCGCATCTTGGGCCACCGCGCGTTGCCTCTGATGGGTCGCATGGACCAAAGCAACCGCAACATCGCGCTCACCAAGTTCAAGGAAGGAAAGGTGAGGATGCTCATTTGCACCGATGTCGCGCAGCGTGGTCTGGACATACCGCACACGGACGTCGTCGTGAATTTCTCGCTGCCTGACCACGTCGAGGACTATATCCACCGCGTGGGCCGCACAGCTCGCGCTGGGGCTGAGGGCAAGGCCGTGAATCTCATTAGTCAGTACGACATTGTACTGCTGCAAAAGATCGAGCAGCAAACAGGCGTCAAGTGCGTCGAGTACCCCTTCCTTCCGGAGAGCGAGGTGCAGCTGGTGCTCCAGCGTGTTGAGGATGCAGAGCAGGAGGCCATCCGCGAAATCCGCGAGGATGCCGAGGAGAGGAGCTTGGAGAAGGAGTCGCGGCAgctgacgacggcgcggaaAGGCAAGCGAgaccgcggcgacgccgacatGGGCTACGACGATGCCAAACACGGTACGAGCGACTTCGCAacgctgcgcatgcgccgcgaACACGAGTCTATCTTCGAGATGACCAAAAAGGAACAGCACAAGTCTCTGTGGGCGAAGCGGCGGGAGGCAAAGCAGCAAGCGAAATCGCGATAG